The following proteins are encoded in a genomic region of Vibrio spartinae:
- a CDS encoding CvfB family protein has translation MINIGQINQLEILRETDFGVFLDAKDYGTVMLPKKLMRQPVEIGAAVDAFLYFDSDSQLAATTETPIACVGEWGMMKVVGVNQTGAFVNWGIHEKDLLIPFSEQRGRFTAEQSILVYVYIDKASGRIVGTTKFNKWLDKTPAQYTLNQKVELLVAERSALGYKTIINGEHWGMLFQSDVFGKVFVGKRLKGFVKQIRDDGKIDVSLQKLGVAKLDELSEKIVAQLRQKGGFLPLGDKSSPEAIFDAFRTSKGTYKKTIGLLYKQGIIVIEANGIRLVDDAE, from the coding sequence ATGATTAATATTGGACAAATCAATCAGCTAGAGATTTTGCGGGAAACGGACTTTGGGGTGTTTCTCGATGCAAAAGATTATGGCACGGTGATGCTGCCGAAGAAACTGATGCGTCAACCAGTTGAAATCGGTGCAGCAGTGGATGCTTTTTTGTATTTCGACTCTGACAGTCAGCTTGCAGCGACAACGGAAACTCCGATTGCTTGTGTTGGTGAATGGGGCATGATGAAAGTGGTTGGTGTCAATCAAACAGGTGCTTTTGTCAATTGGGGAATTCATGAGAAAGATCTATTGATTCCTTTCAGCGAACAGCGTGGACGATTCACGGCTGAACAATCCATTTTGGTTTATGTCTATATCGATAAAGCCTCCGGACGTATTGTCGGGACAACAAAATTCAATAAGTGGCTGGATAAAACACCAGCGCAGTATACCTTGAATCAGAAAGTCGAGCTGTTGGTCGCAGAACGTTCCGCTTTGGGATACAAAACGATTATCAATGGCGAGCATTGGGGAATGCTGTTTCAGTCGGATGTTTTTGGCAAAGTGTTTGTCGGTAAAAGACTGAAAGGATTTGTAAAGCAGATTCGTGATGATGGTAAAATTGATGTTTCCTTGCAAAAGCTGGGTGTCGCAAAACTCGATGAGTTGAGTGAAAAAATTGTAGCGCAGCTCCGTCAAAAAGGTGGTTTTTTGCCGCTGGGGGATAAATCTTCACCAGAAGCCATTTTTGACGCTTTCCGAACCAGCAAAGGGACGTATAAGAAGACAATTGGCCTGCTTTATAAACAAGGTATCATTGTGATTGAAGCCAATGGTATTCGATTGGTCGATGACGCTGAATAA
- a CDS encoding 3-deoxy-7-phosphoheptulonate synthase: protein MKTDELRTEPLGHMPTPEQLRSQSPVSASVGQHISQSRHEIEAILHGRDHRLLVITGPCSIHDPEAALDYAKRLNVLRERYADNLLIVMRTYFEKPRTVVGWKGLITDPYLDGRYALEEGLSKAREVLLAINQLGLPTATEFLDMITGQYIADLIAWGAIGARTTESQIHREMASALSCPVGFKNATNGNVKVAVDAIRAAKASHYFYSPDRQGRMTVYRTSGNPDGHIILRGGENGPNFDSQSVQQACAQLESHHLSPRIVIDFSHANCQKQHKRQLSVAEDICQQIRRGSDQIAGVMAESFIEEGQQPIAPLDQLTYGMSITDPCLSWSDTELMLSQLNAAVHDRNNDKR, encoded by the coding sequence ATGAAAACTGACGAATTAAGAACAGAGCCTTTAGGGCATATGCCAACCCCCGAACAATTGCGATCACAGTCTCCTGTCAGTGCTTCCGTTGGCCAACATATTTCACAAAGTCGCCATGAGATTGAAGCTATTTTACATGGCAGAGATCACCGGCTCTTAGTCATCACCGGCCCATGCTCGATTCATGATCCGGAGGCCGCGCTGGATTACGCAAAACGCTTGAATGTTCTTCGCGAACGTTATGCAGATAATTTACTGATTGTGATGCGGACTTACTTTGAAAAACCGAGGACTGTCGTCGGTTGGAAAGGATTAATCACCGACCCGTATCTGGATGGCCGTTATGCACTCGAAGAAGGATTAAGCAAAGCCCGTGAAGTCTTGCTGGCGATTAATCAACTGGGATTACCAACCGCTACTGAATTTCTGGATATGATAACCGGTCAATACATTGCCGATCTGATCGCGTGGGGAGCAATCGGAGCCAGAACGACTGAATCTCAAATTCATCGGGAAATGGCTTCAGCACTGTCCTGCCCTGTCGGTTTCAAAAATGCGACCAACGGCAATGTCAAAGTGGCCGTTGATGCGATCAGAGCCGCCAAAGCATCTCATTATTTTTACTCGCCGGATCGACAAGGTCGAATGACCGTTTATCGAACCAGTGGCAATCCGGATGGACACATCATTCTTCGCGGCGGTGAAAATGGACCAAACTTTGACAGTCAGTCTGTTCAACAGGCTTGTGCTCAATTAGAATCACACCACCTATCCCCTCGGATTGTCATCGATTTCAGCCATGCGAACTGTCAGAAACAGCATAAACGTCAGTTAAGCGTTGCTGAAGATATTTGCCAGCAAATTCGTCGGGGAAGTGATCAAATTGCGGGAGTGATGGCAGAGAGTTTCATCGAGGAAGGTCAGCAGCCAATTGCCCCGCTAGACCAACTGACATACGGCATGTCGATTACCGATCCATGCCTGAGCTGGTCAGATACCGAGCTGATGCTTTCTCAACTGAACGCTGCTGTACACGACAGAAATAACGACAAACGATAA
- a CDS encoding YajQ family cyclic di-GMP-binding protein, producing the protein MPSFDIVSEIDTVELKNAVDNANRELSTRFDFRNVEASFALKDEVVTLSAEGDFQLKQMRDILRANLAKREVDGNAMESQKASQSGKHWHQDILFKQGIETLLAKKIVKSIKDQKLKVQASIQGDKIRVTGKKRDDLQSVIAFIRSEDFGQPFQFDNFRD; encoded by the coding sequence ATGCCTTCTTTTGACATTGTGTCAGAAATTGACACCGTTGAATTAAAAAATGCTGTTGATAATGCAAACCGTGAACTATCGACTCGCTTCGACTTCCGAAATGTTGAAGCCAGTTTTGCCTTGAAAGATGAAGTCGTCACCCTGTCTGCTGAAGGTGACTTTCAGTTGAAGCAGATGCGCGATATTTTACGAGCGAATCTGGCAAAGCGTGAGGTTGACGGGAATGCGATGGAAAGTCAAAAAGCCAGTCAATCGGGTAAACACTGGCATCAGGATATTCTATTCAAACAGGGGATCGAGACACTGTTGGCCAAAAAAATTGTCAAAAGTATTAAAGATCAGAAACTCAAAGTTCAGGCCTCAATTCAAGGGGATAAAATTCGTGTCACAGGGAAGAAACGAGACGACCTACAGAGTGTCATTGCCTTTATTCGCTCAGAAGATTTTGGTCAGCCATTTCAGTTCGACAACTTCAGAGACTAA